One Streptomyces sp. L2 genomic window carries:
- a CDS encoding TIGR03086 family metal-binding protein translates to MTSTGFTDPRPVYVRATEQAAALIKTVRPEQLTGPTPCSEFDVRALLGHVVGGTRRIAVVGEGGDGMAVDPSTEGVPDDGWAAAYDEVRVRVLKAWESDERMTSAVTVPWGQVPGHAALSGYVMEIVTHTWDLYEGLGQPVELDPELAEFALATARQVLSDDRPRDEATPFAGRREAAEGADVYEQLAAWLGRAPLSRP, encoded by the coding sequence ATGACCAGCACCGGTTTCACCGACCCGCGTCCCGTCTACGTCCGCGCCACCGAGCAGGCGGCCGCGCTGATCAAGACGGTCCGCCCCGAGCAGCTCACCGGGCCGACCCCGTGTTCCGAGTTCGACGTACGCGCGCTGCTGGGCCACGTCGTGGGCGGCACCCGGCGGATCGCGGTGGTCGGCGAGGGCGGCGACGGAATGGCCGTCGACCCGTCCACCGAGGGGGTGCCGGACGACGGCTGGGCGGCGGCCTACGACGAGGTACGCGTGCGCGTGCTGAAGGCCTGGGAGAGCGATGAGCGGATGACGTCGGCGGTCACGGTGCCGTGGGGTCAGGTGCCGGGGCACGCGGCGCTGTCGGGTTACGTCATGGAGATCGTCACCCACACGTGGGACCTCTACGAGGGGCTTGGGCAGCCTGTCGAACTCGACCCCGAGTTGGCCGAGTTCGCCCTCGCTACGGCCCGTCAGGTGCTGTCGGACGATCGGCCGCGGGACGAGGCAACGCCCTTCGCCGGGCGCCGCGAGGCCGCCGAGGGCGCGGACGTGTACGAGCAACTGGCTGCGTGGCTCGGGCGGGCGCCGCTCAGCAGGCCCTGA
- a CDS encoding thioesterase family protein, with protein sequence MPEAASAPAAPAWTGDSEFDRDTAVTRREPGVYDIDLSAGWTIIRAVNGGYLLAVLGRALADTLPHPDPFTVSAHYLTASQPGRAVVRTETVRTGRTLSTGQASLFQYDDDGNEVERIRVLASYGDLSTLPDDVRTTAEPPAIPPMEQCFGPEDGPAPVDGSSAIADRLMLKLDPSTLGWALGAPSGKGEMRAWFGLADGRDPDPLSLLLAVDALPPTAFEIGLKGWVPTVELTVHVRHRPAPGPLRVSITTRNLAGGFLEEDAEVWDSAGRLVAQSRQLARVRLG encoded by the coding sequence ATGCCCGAAGCAGCTTCCGCACCGGCCGCACCGGCCTGGACCGGCGACAGTGAGTTCGACCGCGACACCGCGGTCACCCGGCGCGAGCCCGGTGTCTACGACATCGACCTCTCGGCCGGCTGGACCATCATCAGAGCCGTCAACGGAGGCTATCTGCTGGCCGTCCTCGGGCGGGCCCTCGCGGACACCCTCCCGCACCCGGACCCGTTCACCGTCTCCGCGCACTACCTGACCGCCTCCCAGCCGGGCCGCGCGGTCGTCCGTACCGAGACGGTCCGCACCGGCCGCACCCTCTCCACCGGCCAGGCGTCCCTCTTCCAGTACGACGACGACGGCAACGAGGTCGAACGCATCCGCGTCCTCGCCTCCTACGGCGACCTCTCCACCCTCCCCGACGACGTCCGTACGACCGCCGAGCCGCCCGCCATCCCGCCAATGGAGCAGTGCTTCGGCCCCGAGGACGGTCCGGCGCCGGTCGACGGCAGCTCCGCCATCGCCGACCGGCTGATGCTCAAGCTCGACCCCTCCACCCTCGGCTGGGCCCTCGGCGCGCCCTCCGGCAAGGGCGAGATGCGGGCCTGGTTCGGGCTGGCCGACGGCCGCGACCCCGACCCGCTGTCCCTGCTGCTCGCGGTGGACGCGCTGCCGCCGACAGCCTTCGAGATCGGCCTGAAGGGCTGGGTCCCCACAGTCGAACTCACCGTCCACGTCCGCCACCGCCCCGCCCCCGGCCCCCTCCGCGTCTCCATCACCACTCGCAACCTGGCGGGCGGCTTCCTGGAGGAGGACGCGGAGGTCTGGGACAGTGCCGGACGCCTGGTAGCCCAGTCCCGGCAGTTGGCTCGCGTACGACTGGGCTGA
- a CDS encoding alpha/beta hydrolase-fold protein codes for MSLTGTSFLYTTMVLSVVALILPLALWSRMRGPRFLRAAARVLMLLFAQGTAVTLVFVLVNNQNNLYDNWADLLGTGNHVQRAADLGQDGTGGISLKRLPKVRQEFEPATGPGMRAAGGVRVTQLKGRVSGVNAEVYVWLPPQYNEPAYRHRTFPVVELLPGYPGSAKAWFGSLKAHEQLLPLMRSGQVAPFILVSPRTNLLAGVDTGCANIAGTVNADTWLSIDVPKMVTDNFRAQAGPRGWAVAGYSAGAHCAVKLAVAHPDRYRAAVSMSGYNDPIGERNSLAAQSPALRAANNPYLLLRKKPVPPQIALYLSGESGDGYESGMALRSIAKAPTTVHVTFLPRSAGGHTMALWRPQVTTVFRWLTMQMGQNRPRGVDRSILPRRSSAGSTHAALASGTASRAGAARRR; via the coding sequence ATGAGCCTCACCGGGACTTCGTTCCTCTACACGACCATGGTGCTGTCCGTGGTCGCCCTCATACTGCCGCTCGCCCTGTGGTCGAGGATGCGGGGGCCGAGGTTCCTGCGCGCCGCGGCCCGGGTGCTGATGCTGCTGTTCGCCCAGGGTACGGCCGTCACCCTGGTGTTCGTCCTCGTCAACAACCAGAACAACCTGTACGACAACTGGGCCGACCTGCTCGGCACCGGCAACCACGTCCAGCGGGCCGCCGACCTGGGACAGGACGGCACGGGCGGCATCTCGCTGAAGCGGCTGCCCAAGGTGAGGCAGGAGTTCGAGCCGGCCACCGGTCCCGGGATGCGCGCGGCCGGCGGGGTCCGGGTCACCCAGCTCAAGGGCCGGGTCTCGGGAGTGAACGCCGAGGTCTACGTCTGGCTGCCCCCGCAGTACAACGAGCCCGCCTACCGGCACCGCACCTTCCCGGTGGTGGAGCTGCTGCCCGGCTACCCCGGCTCGGCGAAGGCCTGGTTCGGCTCGCTGAAGGCGCACGAGCAGCTGCTGCCGCTGATGAGGAGCGGGCAGGTGGCGCCCTTCATCCTGGTCTCACCGCGCACCAACCTGCTGGCCGGCGTCGACACCGGCTGCGCCAACATCGCGGGCACGGTGAACGCGGACACCTGGCTCAGCATCGACGTGCCGAAGATGGTCACGGACAACTTCCGCGCCCAGGCGGGGCCGCGCGGCTGGGCGGTGGCCGGGTACTCGGCGGGCGCGCACTGCGCGGTCAAGCTGGCCGTGGCCCACCCGGACCGGTACCGGGCCGCGGTGAGCATGTCCGGCTACAACGACCCGATCGGGGAGCGCAACTCCCTGGCCGCGCAGAGCCCCGCGCTGCGCGCCGCGAACAACCCGTACCTGCTCCTCAGGAAGAAGCCGGTGCCGCCGCAGATCGCGCTGTACCTCTCCGGGGAGTCCGGCGACGGCTACGAGTCGGGGATGGCGCTGCGGTCGATCGCCAAGGCGCCGACGACCGTGCACGTGACGTTCCTGCCGCGCAGTGCGGGCGGGCACACGATGGCGCTGTGGCGGCCCCAGGTCACCACGGTCTTCCGCTGGCTGACCATGCAGATGGGCCAGAACCGTCCCAGGGGTGTGGACCGGTCTATTCTTCCGCGACGTTCGTCCGCCGGTTCCACGCACGCGGCGCTCGCCAGTGGAACCGCATCGCGAGCAGGCGCAGCACGAAGGCGGTGA
- a CDS encoding trimeric intracellular cation channel family protein, which translates to MQYQQLFSPSVQHTLDVIGIFVFAISGALLAVRKNFDVFGIAVLAEVTALGGGMFRDLVIGAVPPSAFTDLGYFLTPLLATLVVFFLHPHVERIQAAVLVFDAAGLGLFCVSGTTKAYAYGLGLTSSATLGLATAVGGGVLRDVLANEVPSLLRWDRDLYAVPAIVGATMVALCIRYDVLNPLTSGLAVVTAFVLRLLAMRFHWRAPRAWNRRTNVAEE; encoded by the coding sequence GTGCAGTACCAGCAACTCTTCAGTCCCTCCGTCCAGCACACGCTCGATGTCATCGGCATCTTCGTGTTCGCGATCTCCGGCGCGCTGCTGGCCGTCCGGAAGAACTTCGACGTCTTCGGCATCGCCGTGCTCGCCGAGGTCACCGCGCTGGGCGGAGGGATGTTCCGCGACCTGGTCATCGGGGCCGTACCGCCGTCCGCGTTCACGGACCTCGGGTACTTCCTCACCCCGCTGCTCGCCACGCTCGTGGTCTTCTTCCTGCACCCGCACGTCGAGCGCATCCAGGCGGCCGTCCTCGTCTTCGACGCCGCCGGCCTGGGCCTGTTCTGCGTCAGCGGGACGACCAAGGCGTACGCCTACGGCCTCGGCCTGACCTCCTCCGCCACCCTGGGCCTCGCCACGGCCGTCGGCGGCGGTGTGCTGCGGGACGTGCTCGCCAACGAGGTGCCCTCGCTGCTGCGCTGGGACCGCGACCTGTACGCGGTCCCAGCGATCGTCGGCGCCACCATGGTCGCGCTGTGCATCCGCTACGACGTGCTGAACCCGCTGACCAGCGGGCTCGCGGTCGTCACCGCCTTCGTGCTGCGCCTGCTCGCGATGCGGTTCCACTGGCGAGCGCCGCGTGCGTGGAACCGGCGGACGAACGTCGCGGAAGAATAG
- a CDS encoding M1 family metallopeptidase: MALSRSARLAALATAAASVLAIGATRAPTPGAPGIGDSYFPKLGNGGFDARHYDLSVAYDPRTGRLDGRTALTARATQNLASFDLDLQKLTISRVEVDGRRAHVTRDGDEVTVTPRQALRKGRHFTVTVTYGGVPEPLTGPIVFGSKYGWMKTTDGVFVACEPNAASTWFPSSDHPSDKATYDIRIKAPRGLTAVSNGRLVSTRSRGRSTYTHWRESRPMATYLATATIGKFDVRTGRTPGGIPIYVAIDPVLKNSNSVDVYAVTAAATDYWSKLFGPYPFEETGAIVDDMPEAGFSLEVQSKPAYSAVRNETTIVHELAHQWFGDSVSVHRWQDVWLNEGFASYAQWLWAEHQGTRSAHDSFLAGYDSRPADSSFWQTEVADPQRDTMFASAVYQRGAMTLQALRERIGDTAFFRLLPAWTRLHRYGNAGTADFVRLAERISGQRLDGFFHTWLYTTGKPAL, translated from the coding sequence ATGGCACTCTCCCGTTCGGCACGTTTAGCGGCCCTCGCCACCGCGGCGGCCTCCGTCCTGGCCATCGGCGCCACCCGCGCCCCCACACCCGGCGCCCCCGGCATCGGTGACTCCTACTTCCCGAAGCTCGGCAACGGCGGCTTCGACGCCCGCCACTACGACCTCTCCGTCGCCTACGACCCCCGCACCGGCCGCCTGGACGGCCGTACCGCCCTCACCGCCCGCGCCACGCAGAACCTCGCCTCCTTCGACCTGGACCTGCAGAAGCTGACGATCTCCAGGGTCGAGGTCGACGGCAGACGCGCCCACGTCACCCGCGACGGCGACGAGGTCACCGTCACCCCGCGCCAGGCGCTGCGCAAAGGCCGGCACTTCACCGTCACCGTCACCTACGGCGGCGTACCCGAGCCCCTGACCGGCCCCATCGTCTTCGGCTCGAAGTACGGCTGGATGAAGACCACCGACGGCGTCTTCGTCGCGTGCGAACCCAACGCCGCCTCCACCTGGTTCCCGTCCAGTGACCACCCCTCCGACAAGGCCACCTACGACATCCGGATCAAGGCGCCCCGCGGCCTGACCGCCGTCTCCAACGGCCGGCTCGTCTCCACGCGCAGCAGGGGCCGCTCGACGTACACCCACTGGCGGGAGAGCAGGCCCATGGCCACCTACCTGGCCACCGCCACCATCGGCAAGTTCGACGTGCGCACCGGACGTACCCCCGGCGGCATCCCGATCTACGTCGCCATCGACCCGGTGCTGAAGAACAGCAACAGCGTCGACGTCTACGCCGTCACGGCCGCCGCGACCGACTACTGGTCGAAGCTCTTCGGCCCGTACCCGTTCGAGGAGACCGGCGCCATCGTCGACGACATGCCCGAGGCCGGGTTCTCCCTGGAGGTGCAGAGCAAGCCCGCCTACTCGGCCGTCCGCAACGAGACCACCATCGTCCACGAACTGGCCCACCAGTGGTTCGGCGACTCGGTCAGCGTGCACCGGTGGCAGGACGTCTGGCTCAACGAGGGATTCGCCAGCTACGCCCAGTGGCTGTGGGCCGAGCACCAGGGCACCCGCTCGGCACACGACTCCTTCCTGGCCGGCTACGACTCCCGCCCCGCCGACTCCTCCTTCTGGCAGACCGAGGTCGCCGACCCGCAGCGCGACACCATGTTCGCCTCCGCCGTCTACCAGCGCGGCGCGATGACCCTCCAGGCCCTCAGGGAGCGCATCGGCGACACCGCGTTCTTCCGCCTGCTGCCCGCCTGGACCAGGCTCCACCGCTACGGCAACGCCGGCACCGCCGACTTCGTCCGCCTCGCGGAACGGATCAGCGGACAGCGGCTCGACGGCTTCTTCCACACCTGGCTCTACACGACCGGCAAGCCCGCCCTGTAG
- a CDS encoding dipeptide ABC transporter ATP-binding protein has translation MSETKKTKSADGEALLKVEGLTKHFPIRKGILRRQVGAVKAVDGIDFEVRKGETLGVVGESGCGKSTMGRVITRLQDPTGGTIHFEGQDITTLKAGQMRPLRRDIQMIFQDPYGSLNPRHTIGSIVSAPFRLQNVEPEGGVKKEVQRLLSLVGLSPEHYNRYPHEFSGGQRQRIGIARALALKPKLVVADEPVSALDVSIQAQVVNLMDDLQEELGLTYVIIAHDLSVVRHVSDRVAVMYLGKVVELADSTKLYESPMHPYTNALMSAVPVPDPTRRGAKSERILLRGDVPSPIAPPSGCRFHTRCWKATQICKTTEPQLVELRTGQQVACHHPENFADQAPQDTVLLSAAKEASELVTGEPGEPGEETTAAAGTAEKTAEGAKTSTGTPAETADSPVEEPAGDTAAEADAEPAPEAEVEPETAPEADAESEPDADAEPEADAEPKPEADAKPAAADSQESPGK, from the coding sequence GTGAGTGAGACGAAGAAGACCAAGTCAGCCGATGGCGAGGCGCTGCTCAAGGTCGAGGGCCTGACCAAGCACTTCCCCATCCGGAAGGGCATCCTGCGGCGGCAGGTCGGCGCCGTGAAGGCCGTCGACGGCATCGACTTCGAGGTGCGCAAGGGCGAGACCCTGGGCGTGGTCGGCGAGTCGGGCTGCGGCAAGTCGACCATGGGCCGGGTCATCACCCGCCTCCAGGACCCGACCGGCGGCACGATCCACTTCGAGGGCCAGGACATCACGACGCTGAAGGCCGGGCAGATGCGCCCGCTGCGCCGTGACATCCAGATGATCTTCCAGGACCCGTACGGCTCCCTGAACCCCCGCCACACCATCGGCTCGATCGTCTCGGCGCCGTTCCGGCTGCAGAACGTGGAGCCCGAGGGCGGGGTGAAGAAGGAGGTCCAGCGGCTGCTGTCGCTGGTCGGCCTGAGCCCCGAGCACTACAACCGGTACCCGCACGAGTTCTCCGGCGGCCAGCGCCAGCGCATCGGCATCGCCCGCGCGCTCGCGCTGAAGCCGAAGCTGGTCGTCGCCGACGAGCCGGTGTCCGCGCTGGACGTGTCGATCCAGGCCCAGGTCGTCAACCTCATGGACGACCTCCAGGAGGAGCTGGGCCTGACGTACGTGATCATCGCGCACGACCTGTCCGTCGTCCGGCACGTCTCGGACCGGGTCGCGGTGATGTACCTCGGCAAGGTCGTCGAACTCGCCGACAGCACCAAGCTGTACGAGTCCCCGATGCACCCGTACACCAACGCCCTGATGTCGGCCGTGCCGGTGCCCGACCCCACGCGCCGGGGCGCCAAGAGCGAGCGCATCCTGCTGCGCGGTGACGTGCCCTCGCCGATCGCCCCGCCGAGCGGCTGCCGCTTCCACACCCGCTGCTGGAAGGCGACGCAGATCTGCAAGACGACCGAGCCGCAGCTCGTCGAGCTGAGGACGGGCCAGCAGGTCGCCTGCCACCACCCCGAGAACTTCGCCGACCAGGCCCCGCAGGACACCGTCCTGCTGTCGGCGGCGAAGGAGGCCTCCGAGCTGGTGACGGGGGAGCCGGGGGAGCCGGGGGAGGAGACGACGGCGGCGGCCGGTACGGCGGAGAAGACCGCCGAGGGCGCCAAGACCTCGACGGGCACGCCGGCCGAGACCGCCGACAGCCCGGTGGAGGAGCCGGCCGGCGACACCGCCGCCGAGGCGGACGCGGAACCGGCCCCCGAGGCGGAGGTCGAGCCCGAGACGGCCCCGGAAGCGGATGCCGAGTCTGAGCCGGACGCCGACGCCGAGCCGGAGGCCGATGCCGAGCCGAAGCCGGAGGCCGACGCCAAGCCCGCCGCGGCCGATTCCCAGGAGTCACCCGGCAAGTAG
- a CDS encoding ABC transporter ATP-binding protein, giving the protein MTELSKTGAAVGEPTPDRTPDAFLEVRDLKVHFPTDDGLVKSVDGLSFSLEKGRTLAIVGESGSGKSVTSLAVMGLHRLGARGKNVQMSGEIWLDGKELVSAAPDEVRKLRGREMAMIFQDPLSAMHPYYKVGAQIVEAYRVHNNVSKKVARARAIEMLDRVGIPEPHKRVDGYPHEFSGGMRQRAMIAMALVNNPELLIADEPTTALDVTVQAQILDLIRDLQKEFGSAVIMITHDLGVVAEIADDVLVMYGGRCIERGPAGEVFEQPQHPYTWGLLGSMPRIDRETSERLIPVKGQPPSLINVPSGCAFHPRCPYADLPKGNVTRTVRPELELVSTGHWSACHLSAEDRTRIWTEEIAPKL; this is encoded by the coding sequence CCAAGACCGGCGCCGCCGTCGGCGAACCCACGCCCGACCGCACGCCGGACGCCTTCCTCGAAGTCCGCGACCTCAAGGTGCACTTCCCGACCGACGACGGCCTGGTCAAGTCCGTCGACGGGCTCAGCTTCTCGCTGGAGAAGGGCCGCACCCTCGCCATCGTCGGCGAGTCCGGCTCCGGCAAGTCCGTCACCTCGCTGGCCGTCATGGGCCTGCACCGGCTCGGCGCGCGCGGCAAGAACGTCCAGATGTCCGGCGAGATCTGGCTGGACGGCAAGGAACTGGTCTCCGCCGCCCCGGACGAGGTGCGCAAGCTCCGCGGCCGCGAGATGGCGATGATCTTCCAGGACCCGCTGTCCGCGATGCACCCCTACTACAAGGTCGGCGCCCAGATCGTCGAGGCCTACCGGGTGCACAACAACGTCAGCAAGAAGGTGGCCCGCGCCCGGGCCATCGAGATGCTCGACCGCGTCGGCATCCCCGAACCGCACAAGCGCGTCGACGGCTACCCGCACGAGTTCTCCGGCGGTATGCGCCAGCGCGCCATGATCGCCATGGCCCTGGTCAACAACCCCGAACTGCTCATCGCGGACGAGCCGACGACCGCCCTCGACGTCACCGTCCAGGCGCAGATCCTCGACCTCATCCGGGACCTGCAGAAGGAGTTCGGCTCCGCCGTCATCATGATCACCCACGACCTCGGCGTGGTCGCCGAGATCGCGGACGACGTCCTGGTGATGTACGGCGGCCGGTGCATCGAGCGCGGCCCGGCCGGCGAGGTCTTCGAACAGCCGCAGCACCCCTACACCTGGGGCCTGCTCGGCTCGATGCCCCGCATCGACCGGGAGACCTCCGAGCGGCTCATCCCGGTCAAGGGCCAGCCGCCGAGCCTCATCAACGTCCCCTCGGGCTGCGCCTTCCACCCGCGCTGCCCGTACGCGGACCTGCCCAAGGGGAACGTCACCCGCACGGTGCGTCCCGAGCTGGAGCTGGTGAGCACCGGACACTGGTCCGCCTGCCACCTCTCGGCCGAGGACCGTACGCGGATCTGGACCGAAGAGATTGCGCCGAAGCTGTGA